A genomic window from Leptolyngbya sp. BL0902 includes:
- a CDS encoding DUF3082 domain-containing protein, producing MPDSSSNAPNAQSSTPEPLSPTAKILKCFSGSFMAGTIALLAYRLMVSIATTFAAKPILSDNLATVNIAAAVRTLVVGMVALGAGVFGMAALGLFLLGIQLFWQRLRPAA from the coding sequence ATGCCTGACTCCTCCTCCAACGCTCCCAACGCCCAATCTTCAACCCCCGAACCCCTCTCCCCCACCGCCAAAATCCTCAAATGCTTCAGCGGTTCCTTCATGGCGGGCACCATTGCCCTATTGGCCTATCGGTTGATGGTCAGCATTGCCACCACCTTTGCCGCCAAGCCGATTCTCTCCGATAACCTCGCAACCGTGAACATCGCAGCGGCGGTGCGGACTTTGGTTGTGGGCATGGTGGCCCTAGGAGCCGGAGTGTTTGGTATGGCGGCTCTGGGCTTGTTTTTGCTGGGCATTCAGTTGTTCTGGCAACGGCTGCGGCCTGCGGCCTAA
- a CDS encoding DUF5615 family PIN-like protein has translation MKLLLDENLSDRIIYRIADLYPNSAYVKTLGLINTDDAIIWEYAKTNDFAIISKDSDFHQRSLLYGHPPKFVYLRIGNCSTSKIIKILRENFDVMTQFSHSERESLLILT, from the coding sequence GTGAAACTTCTACTAGATGAAAACCTATCAGATCGCATAATCTACAGAATCGCTGATCTATATCCAAACTCAGCCTACGTCAAAACCCTAGGTCTGATCAACACAGATGATGCCATAATCTGGGAATACGCCAAAACCAACGACTTCGCAATCATTTCCAAAGATTCTGACTTTCATCAGCGCAGTTTACTATACGGCCATCCTCCGAAGTTTGTTTATCTTCGGATTGGCAATTGCTCAACCTCAAAAATTATCAAAATCCTAAGAGAAAATTTTGACGTGATGACTCAATTTAGTCATAGCGAAAGGGAAAGTCTTCTCATACTAACGTAG
- a CDS encoding DUF433 domain-containing protein: MDYQYIITIEPGKRSGKPCIRGMRITVYDILEYLASGMTEAEILEDFSELTAEDIKACLAFAADREKKLFVASL; the protein is encoded by the coding sequence ATGGACTACCAATACATCATCACCATTGAACCAGGCAAACGCAGCGGTAAACCCTGCATTCGCGGCATGAGAATCACCGTGTACGACATTTTAGAATACCTAGCCAGCGGAATGACCGAAGCCGAAATTCTAGAAGACTTCTCCGAACTCACCGCAGAAGACATTAAAGCCTGCCTTGCCTTCGCCGCAGATCGTGAGAAAAAGTTATTCGTAGCATCACTGTGA
- a CDS encoding DUF433 domain-containing protein has protein sequence MTIQALSRYVTSNNEILGGEPIIEGTRTSVRAIVGLWRLGTMPEEIPTHFPHLTLAQVFDALSFYLDHQAEINQYIEQNQVPNELVHPSVKAALGL, from the coding sequence ATGACGATTCAAGCGCTTTCTCGCTACGTCACCAGCAACAACGAAATTCTAGGCGGAGAACCCATCATAGAAGGCACCCGCACCTCTGTTCGGGCCATCGTTGGGCTATGGCGACTAGGCACCATGCCAGAAGAAATTCCAACCCACTTTCCCCACCTAACCCTAGCCCAAGTCTTCGATGCTCTTAGCTTCTATCTAGATCATCAAGCCGAAATCAACCAATATATCGAGCAAAACCAAGTCCCCAATGAGCTAGTTCACCCATCCGTGAAAGCTGCCCTAGGGCTATGA
- a CDS encoding DUF5615 family PIN-like protein, producing MTVRYQADADLNQAIVTGVLRREPKIDFQTALAAGLEGVKDADVLMIAARQSRILISHDRKTIPSEFAEFITSNHSSGVIIVSRKLSIEATIEELLLIWAASSAEEWANRIAKLPL from the coding sequence GTGACTGTTCGTTATCAAGCCGATGCTGACCTAAACCAGGCCATTGTCACAGGAGTTTTGCGCCGAGAGCCCAAAATTGACTTTCAAACCGCCCTAGCTGCTGGCCTAGAAGGCGTTAAAGATGCAGATGTATTGATGATTGCGGCCCGACAAAGTCGCATTCTCATTAGTCATGATCGAAAAACAATACCGTCCGAGTTTGCTGAATTTATAACTAGCAATCACAGTTCAGGCGTCATCATTGTTTCTAGAAAACTATCTATTGAAGCCACCATCGAAGAATTGCTGTTAATTTGGGCCGCATCCAGCGCAGAAGAATGGGCCAATCGCATCGCTAAGCTACCCCTTTAA
- a CDS encoding DUF433 domain-containing protein has product MDYRNYITIEPNKRSGKPCVRGLRITVYEVLEYLASEMTEAEILDDFPDLTREDLKACIAYAADRERRFMTAPLPA; this is encoded by the coding sequence ATGGATTACCGAAACTACATCACCATTGAACCCAACAAGCGCAGCGGCAAACCCTGCGTTCGTGGTCTACGAATCACCGTCTATGAAGTCCTAGAATATCTCGCTTCCGAAATGACCGAAGCCGAAATCCTTGACGACTTTCCCGACCTCACGCGAGAAGACCTCAAAGCCTGCATTGCCTATGCCGCCGACCGTGAGCGTCGGTTCATGACCGCCCCCCTACCCGCATGA
- a CDS encoding dihydroorotate dehydrogenase-like protein codes for MDLTTQYLGLTLKSPLVVGAAAPLSEDIENFRWLEDSGASAIVMHSLFEEQIRRERLELHHHTEYGTESFAEALTYFPEPETFHVGTEAYLEHIREAKRRVDIPIIANLNGATLGGWIDYAKQMQDAGADAIELNIYWLPTDLDLSGADVEQDYIDIVRSVKESVQIPVAVKVGPYFSNMANMAKRLSEAGADGLVLFNRFYQPDIDIEHLEIQPNLILSAPQDQRLPLTWMALLYGKLPVSLAATSGISRADDVVKLLMAGADVTMLVATLLRHGIGHIKTIEEELIQWLTEHEYESLTQLRGSMSQQKCPNPSDFERVQYMRAIQSYHPIWEPGHQFVH; via the coding sequence ATGGACTTAACCACCCAATACCTCGGTTTAACGCTGAAATCCCCCCTGGTGGTGGGAGCCGCCGCCCCCCTCAGTGAGGACATTGAAAATTTCCGCTGGCTGGAGGATTCCGGTGCCTCGGCCATCGTCATGCACTCGCTGTTTGAGGAACAAATTCGGCGGGAACGGCTGGAACTGCACCACCACACCGAATACGGCACCGAAAGTTTCGCGGAAGCCCTCACCTACTTCCCAGAACCAGAAACCTTCCACGTTGGCACCGAAGCCTACCTGGAGCACATCCGGGAAGCCAAACGGCGGGTCGATATTCCCATCATCGCCAACCTCAACGGGGCCACCCTCGGCGGCTGGATTGACTACGCCAAACAAATGCAGGATGCCGGAGCCGATGCCATTGAACTCAATATCTACTGGCTCCCCACCGACCTAGACCTCTCTGGGGCCGATGTGGAACAGGACTATATCGACATCGTGCGCTCCGTCAAGGAGTCGGTGCAAATTCCCGTGGCGGTGAAGGTTGGCCCCTACTTTAGCAACATGGCCAACATGGCCAAACGCCTCAGCGAAGCCGGAGCCGATGGCCTGGTGCTGTTCAACCGCTTCTACCAACCCGACATCGACATCGAACACCTGGAAATTCAGCCCAACCTCATCCTCAGCGCCCCCCAAGACCAACGCCTACCGTTGACCTGGATGGCCCTGCTCTACGGCAAACTGCCCGTCAGCCTCGCCGCCACCAGTGGCATCAGCCGCGCCGATGATGTGGTGAAACTGCTGATGGCCGGAGCCGATGTCACGATGCTGGTGGCCACTCTACTCCGCCACGGCATCGGCCACATCAAAACCATCGAGGAGGAACTGATCCAATGGCTGACGGAACATGAATACGAATCCCTAACCCAACTGCGCGGCAGTATGAGCCAACAAAAATGCCCCAACCCCAGCGACTTCGAGCGGGTGCAATATATGCGGGCGATCCAGTCCTATCACCCCATCTGGGAACCCGGACACCAGTTTGTGCATTAG
- the nifJ gene encoding pyruvate:ferredoxin (flavodoxin) oxidoreductase, whose protein sequence is MENQAFVTLDGNEAVARVAYRLSEVCAIYPITPSSPMGEWADAWASVDQPNIWGTVPSVVEMESEAGAAGAVHGALQAGSLTTTFTASQGLMLMIPNLYKIAGELTSAVIHVAARSLAAQGLSIFGDHSDVMATRATGCALLASNSVQEAQDMAAISIRASLESRLPFLHFFDGFRTSHEVQKIATIPDEVLAEYIPFDLVLQHRQRALTPDRPVIRGTAQNPDVYFQGRETVNRYYNACPDIVQQAMDDFAQLTGRQYRIYEYYGAPDAERVVVLMGSGAETVHETVDALMAQGEKVGVLKVRLYRPLDNIAFINALPKTVKSLAVLDRCKEPGSPGEPLYLDVVHAIHELPKTEGRVHLEGSEEAPHFEEPRPFYPKVVGGRYGLSSKEFTPAMVKGVFDNLAKANPQNHFTVGIVDDVTFTSIDYDPSFTTEPDNVVRAVFYGLGADGTVGANKNSIKIIGEDTPNYAQGYFVYDSKKSGSVTVSHLRFGPNPIRSTYLITQANFVACHQWEFVNKLELLHEAKPGATLLISSPFDDPAETWVRLPQTMQQEIIAKGIKVYAINAYQVAREAGMAGRINTVMQVCFFALSGVLPREEAIEAIKYSIRKTYGKKGEEVVAMNIKAVDAALDHLYEVPVGDLNGDPTPHKWVPDTAPPFVKDVLAKMMAREGDSLPVSALPADGTYPCGTTQYEKRNVAQEVPVWDPDVCVQCGKCVMVCPHAVIRSKVYEESALAEAPATFQSTAARDHAWSDLKFTIQVGVEDCTGCALCVEVCPAKNKAEPSKKAINMAEQLPLREPEAENWDFFLKLPNPNRNDLDLRKISHQQMQEPLFEFSGACGGCGETPYIKLATQLFGDRMLIANATGCSSIYGGNLPTTPYTTNAEGRGPAWSNSLFEDNAEFGMGFRVSIDKQTEQAMELLHTLALDTENSPLSRDLANAILGNAQTDEADIFEQRERVALLKQGIDGWLGNLNGGDRMLTIRLQNLKSLADYLVKKSVWIVGGDGWAYDIGYGGLDHVLASGRNVNVLVMDTEVYSNTGGQMSKATPIGAVAKFAAGGKPAVKKDLGLMAMTYGNIYVASVAMGARNEHTLRAFIEAEAYDGPSLIIAYSHCIAHGINMAKGMEQQTAAVESGRWLLYRYDPRRTEQGENPLQLDSRNPKRPLEQAMYSENRFKMLLRSKPAEAKELLRQAQISVASRYHMYQYLAARSLEDEQPLPPNRSYHMDHPAPAKPKPEAPEAE, encoded by the coding sequence ATGGAAAATCAAGCGTTTGTCACCCTAGACGGTAATGAGGCGGTGGCGAGAGTCGCCTACCGTTTGAGTGAGGTCTGTGCCATCTATCCAATTACGCCCTCTTCGCCCATGGGTGAATGGGCCGATGCCTGGGCCTCGGTGGATCAGCCCAACATTTGGGGCACGGTGCCCTCGGTGGTGGAAATGGAGAGCGAGGCGGGGGCGGCGGGGGCCGTTCACGGGGCGCTCCAGGCGGGGTCGTTGACGACGACCTTCACCGCCTCCCAGGGGTTGATGTTGATGATTCCCAACCTCTACAAAATTGCCGGGGAACTGACCTCGGCGGTGATTCATGTGGCGGCGCGTTCCCTGGCGGCCCAGGGTTTGTCGATTTTTGGCGACCACAGCGATGTGATGGCTACGCGAGCCACGGGGTGCGCTCTGCTGGCCTCCAACTCGGTGCAGGAAGCCCAGGACATGGCGGCGATCTCGATTCGGGCCAGCCTGGAATCGCGCCTGCCCTTTTTGCACTTTTTCGATGGCTTCCGTACCTCCCACGAGGTGCAGAAAATCGCCACCATTCCCGACGAGGTGCTGGCGGAATACATCCCCTTCGACCTGGTGCTGCAACATCGCCAGCGGGCGCTAACGCCGGATCGTCCGGTGATTCGCGGCACCGCCCAAAACCCCGATGTCTACTTCCAGGGGCGGGAGACGGTGAATCGCTACTACAACGCCTGCCCCGACATTGTGCAGCAGGCGATGGATGACTTTGCCCAGCTCACCGGGCGGCAGTACCGCATTTACGAGTACTACGGTGCCCCCGATGCCGAGCGGGTGGTGGTGCTGATGGGCTCTGGGGCAGAAACGGTGCACGAAACCGTGGACGCGCTGATGGCCCAGGGTGAGAAAGTGGGCGTGCTGAAGGTGCGGCTCTATCGGCCCTTGGACAACATTGCCTTTATCAACGCCCTGCCCAAGACCGTGAAATCCTTGGCGGTGCTGGATCGCTGCAAGGAACCGGGCAGTCCGGGCGAACCCCTCTATTTAGATGTGGTGCACGCCATCCACGAACTGCCGAAGACCGAGGGCCGGGTTCACCTGGAAGGCAGCGAAGAGGCTCCCCACTTTGAGGAACCTCGCCCCTTCTATCCCAAGGTGGTGGGCGGTCGCTATGGCCTGTCCTCCAAGGAATTTACCCCGGCCATGGTGAAGGGCGTGTTTGACAATCTGGCCAAGGCTAATCCCCAAAACCACTTCACGGTGGGCATTGTGGATGATGTCACCTTCACCTCCATCGACTACGACCCCAGCTTTACCACCGAGCCGGACAACGTGGTGCGGGCGGTGTTCTACGGCCTGGGGGCCGACGGCACCGTGGGGGCCAACAAAAACTCGATCAAAATCATCGGCGAAGACACCCCGAACTACGCCCAGGGCTATTTCGTCTACGACTCCAAGAAGTCCGGCTCTGTCACCGTATCCCACCTGCGCTTTGGGCCAAACCCGATTCGCTCCACCTATTTGATCACCCAGGCCAACTTTGTCGCCTGCCACCAGTGGGAGTTCGTCAACAAGCTGGAACTGCTCCACGAAGCCAAGCCCGGAGCCACCCTGCTGATCAGCAGTCCCTTCGACGACCCGGCGGAAACCTGGGTACGCCTGCCCCAGACCATGCAGCAGGAAATCATCGCCAAGGGCATCAAAGTCTACGCCATCAATGCCTACCAGGTGGCGCGGGAGGCGGGCATGGCAGGCCGCATCAATACGGTGATGCAGGTCTGTTTCTTTGCCCTGTCCGGCGTGCTGCCCAGGGAAGAAGCCATCGAGGCGATTAAGTACTCCATCCGCAAGACCTACGGCAAGAAGGGCGAAGAGGTGGTCGCCATGAACATCAAGGCGGTGGATGCGGCCCTGGATCACCTCTATGAAGTGCCCGTGGGCGACCTCAATGGCGACCCCACCCCCCACAAGTGGGTGCCCGATACGGCACCGCCCTTTGTCAAGGATGTGCTGGCCAAGATGATGGCTCGCGAAGGGGACAGCCTCCCGGTGAGTGCCCTGCCCGCCGATGGCACCTACCCCTGCGGCACCACCCAGTACGAAAAGCGCAACGTGGCCCAGGAGGTGCCCGTTTGGGATCCCGATGTGTGCGTGCAGTGCGGCAAGTGCGTGATGGTCTGCCCCCACGCCGTGATCCGCTCCAAGGTCTACGAAGAGTCGGCCCTGGCGGAGGCTCCGGCCACCTTCCAAAGCACGGCGGCGCGGGATCATGCCTGGAGCGACCTCAAGTTCACCATCCAGGTGGGGGTCGAGGATTGCACCGGATGCGCCCTGTGCGTGGAGGTGTGCCCCGCCAAGAACAAGGCGGAACCCAGCAAAAAGGCCATCAACATGGCGGAGCAACTGCCCCTGCGGGAGCCAGAAGCGGAAAATTGGGACTTCTTCCTGAAGCTGCCCAACCCCAACCGCAATGACCTGGATCTGCGGAAAATCTCCCACCAGCAAATGCAGGAACCGCTGTTCGAGTTCTCTGGGGCCTGCGGCGGCTGCGGTGAAACTCCCTACATCAAACTGGCCACCCAGTTGTTTGGGGACCGAATGCTGATCGCCAACGCCACGGGCTGTTCCTCCATCTATGGCGGCAACCTGCCCACCACCCCCTACACTACCAACGCCGAGGGTCGCGGCCCCGCCTGGTCGAACTCCCTGTTTGAGGACAACGCCGAATTTGGTATGGGCTTCCGGGTCTCCATCGACAAGCAAACCGAGCAGGCGATGGAACTGCTGCATACCCTGGCTCTGGACACCGAAAACTCGCCCCTGTCGCGGGATTTGGCCAACGCCATCCTGGGCAACGCCCAAACCGACGAAGCCGACATCTTCGAGCAGCGGGAACGGGTGGCCTTGCTGAAGCAGGGCATCGACGGCTGGCTGGGGAACCTGAACGGCGGCGACCGGATGCTCACGATCCGCCTGCAAAACCTCAAATCTCTGGCCGACTACCTGGTGAAAAAGAGCGTCTGGATCGTCGGCGGCGACGGCTGGGCCTACGACATCGGCTATGGCGGCTTGGATCACGTCCTGGCCAGTGGCCGCAACGTCAACGTGCTGGTGATGGATACGGAGGTGTATTCCAACACGGGCGGGCAAATGTCGAAGGCGACCCCCATCGGGGCGGTGGCTAAGTTCGCGGCGGGGGGCAAACCTGCGGTGAAGAAGGATCTGGGCCTGATGGCCATGACCTACGGCAACATCTACGTTGCCAGTGTGGCTATGGGTGCCCGCAACGAGCACACCCTCCGCGCCTTCATTGAAGCCGAAGCCTACGATGGCCCCTCGCTGATCATCGCCTACTCCCACTGCATCGCCCACGGCATCAACATGGCCAAGGGCATGGAGCAACAAACGGCGGCGGTGGAATCCGGTCGCTGGCTGCTCTACCGTTACGACCCCCGTCGCACGGAACAGGGCGAGAACCCCCTGCAACTGGACAGCCGCAACCCCAAACGGCCCCTGGAACAGGCCATGTACAGCGAAAACCGCTTCAAGATGCTGCTGCGGAGCAAACCCGCCGAGGCCAAGGAGCTGCTGCGCCAAGCCCAAATCAGCGTCGCCAGTCGGTACCACATGTACCAATACCTGGCCGCCCGCAGCCTGGAGGACGAGCAACCCCTGCCGCCCAACCGTAGCTACCACATGGATCACCCAGCCCCCGCCAAACCCAAACCAGAGGCCCCCGAAGCGGAGTAG
- the ispE gene encoding 4-(cytidine 5'-diphospho)-2-C-methyl-D-erythritol kinase: MRLYSLLAAAKINLYLEIVGGRPDGFHEMIMVMQSVSLADRITVRSIGTDEIRVQCTHPLVPTDETNLAYRAADLMSQRFPGILAKLGGVEITLEKQIPVGAGLAGGSGNGAAVLVGLDMLWQLGLTQAELQELAAELGSDMPFCVSGGTALATGRGENLDPLRGIDDLYVVLAKYESEFVSTPWAYKTYRAEFEPTYLADAAALADRQHQVKSGPMVAAIAQQNKAAVGQHLYNDLEKVVLPAHPKTAHLKETMASFGGLGTLMSGSGPTVFTLVESQAEANALVQRLRHQINDPDLGIWAAQFWPTGIQLNA; the protein is encoded by the coding sequence ATGCGTTTGTATTCGCTGCTGGCTGCGGCCAAAATCAACCTGTATTTGGAAATCGTCGGCGGTCGTCCCGATGGCTTCCATGAAATGATCATGGTGATGCAGAGCGTCAGCCTTGCCGACCGGATTACGGTACGCAGCATTGGCACCGACGAGATTCGGGTGCAGTGTACTCATCCCCTGGTGCCCACCGACGAAACCAACCTGGCCTATCGCGCCGCTGACCTGATGTCCCAGCGCTTTCCGGGCATCCTCGCCAAGCTGGGCGGGGTAGAAATTACCTTGGAAAAACAAATTCCCGTGGGGGCGGGGCTGGCCGGAGGGTCGGGCAATGGGGCAGCAGTGTTGGTGGGGCTGGATATGCTGTGGCAACTGGGCCTCACCCAGGCAGAGCTTCAGGAACTGGCGGCAGAACTGGGCTCGGATATGCCCTTCTGCGTCAGCGGCGGCACCGCCCTCGCCACCGGACGGGGGGAAAACCTCGACCCATTGCGCGGCATTGACGACCTTTATGTGGTGCTGGCCAAGTATGAATCGGAATTTGTCTCCACACCCTGGGCCTATAAAACCTATCGAGCTGAGTTTGAACCAACCTACCTCGCCGATGCGGCGGCGCTTGCGGATCGTCAGCACCAGGTGAAGTCTGGCCCCATGGTCGCGGCCATCGCCCAACAAAATAAAGCTGCCGTTGGCCAACACCTCTATAACGATCTCGAAAAAGTGGTGCTGCCTGCCCATCCCAAAACCGCCCACCTCAAGGAAACTATGGCCAGCTTCGGCGGCTTGGGCACCCTGATGTCCGGCTCTGGCCCCACCGTGTTCACCCTGGTAGAATCGCAGGCAGAGGCCAACGCCCTCGTCCAGCGGCTACGCCATCAAATCAACGACCCCGACCTGGGCATTTGGGCCGCCCAATTTTGGCCCACGGGCATCCAGCTCAATGCCTAG
- a CDS encoding PhoH family protein, whose product MTSTVRIEIPRPDGAIALSGYRSENFKLLAQQTGATLVLRGQELLISGTEATADRARRLVEALEPIWGQGQTVTSADIMTACHALDTNQVDELQAIHQDVVARTRRGEVVRAKTFRQKQYIKALRNHDLIFCAGPAGTGKTFLATMVGVQALLNNEFERLVLTRPAVEAGERLGFLPGDLQQKVNPYLRPLYDALHELVDPEKIANLMERGIIEVAPLAYMRGRTLSNAFVILDEAQNTTPAQMKMVLTRLGFHSRMVVTGDTTQTDLPDYQSSGLAVAQQILQRVEGIAFCKLGQSDVVRHPLVQRIVAAYESYDTQRAKHPT is encoded by the coding sequence ATGACCTCCACCGTTCGGATTGAGATTCCTAGACCCGATGGGGCTATCGCGCTTTCCGGTTATCGCAGTGAAAATTTTAAGCTCTTGGCCCAGCAGACCGGGGCAACCCTGGTGCTGCGAGGCCAGGAGCTTTTGATTTCAGGTACTGAAGCCACGGCGGATCGGGCGCGGCGGCTGGTGGAAGCCCTTGAACCCATCTGGGGCCAGGGCCAAACCGTCACCAGCGCCGACATTATGACCGCCTGCCACGCCCTCGACACCAACCAAGTAGACGAGCTTCAGGCCATTCATCAAGATGTAGTGGCGCGTACTCGTCGGGGTGAGGTGGTGCGGGCCAAAACCTTTCGCCAGAAGCAATACATCAAGGCGCTGCGTAACCACGATCTGATTTTTTGTGCAGGGCCAGCGGGGACGGGCAAGACCTTTCTGGCTACTATGGTAGGCGTTCAAGCGCTGCTGAACAACGAGTTTGAGCGACTGGTGCTCACCCGTCCGGCGGTGGAGGCGGGGGAGCGGCTGGGCTTTTTGCCGGGGGATCTTCAGCAAAAGGTGAATCCCTATCTGCGCCCCCTCTACGATGCGCTGCATGAGCTGGTGGATCCCGAAAAAATCGCTAATTTGATGGAGCGGGGCATTATTGAGGTGGCCCCCCTGGCCTATATGCGAGGGCGCACACTCAGCAACGCCTTTGTCATTTTGGACGAAGCTCAAAATACCACCCCCGCCCAGATGAAGATGGTGCTCACCCGCCTAGGCTTTCACTCTCGCATGGTGGTGACGGGGGATACGACCCAGACCGACTTGCCAGACTACCAATCCTCTGGGCTAGCAGTGGCCCAGCAGATTCTCCAGCGGGTGGAGGGCATTGCTTTCTGCAAACTGGGTCAGAGCGATGTGGTGCGCCATCCTCTGGTGCAGCGCATTGTTGCCGCCTATGAATCCTATGATACCCAGCGGGCCAAGCACCCCACCTAG
- a CDS encoding DUF433 domain-containing protein, which yields MPVVAAKSYVEHRNNAYWIEGTRVSLDSVVYAFRNGLSPESIVQSFPLLTLEQVYGAITFYLANLTEIDAYLADEEAAFEAMPQPLQTSDPALYQKLLEAKATKQQVES from the coding sequence ATGCCCGTTGTTGCTGCTAAATCCTACGTAGAACATCGCAACAATGCCTACTGGATCGAAGGAACCCGCGTTTCCCTCGATTCCGTTGTTTATGCCTTCCGCAATGGATTATCCCCCGAAAGCATTGTTCAGTCTTTTCCATTGCTAACCTTAGAACAAGTGTATGGAGCAATCACCTTCTACCTAGCCAATCTCACCGAGATTGATGCCTATCTAGCTGACGAAGAAGCCGCCTTTGAAGCCATGCCCCAACCCCTACAAACCAGCGATCCAGCTTTGTACCAAAAACTCCTAGAAGCAAAGGCCACAAAGCAGCAGGTCGAGTCGTGA
- a CDS encoding DUF5615 family PIN-like protein, translated as MSRYTSLYTDEDVSTLVATLLRARGLDVATVPEQATLGKTDIEQLEIAISLGRCIITHNRVDFERLHLRFIESNQAHCGIIIVPQKNAYEVAQRVGILVSALPIENINNQLLYA; from the coding sequence ATGAGCCGATACACCTCCCTTTATACGGATGAAGACGTTTCAACCTTAGTCGCCACACTTTTACGTGCCCGTGGGTTAGACGTAGCTACCGTCCCCGAACAAGCCACCCTAGGCAAAACCGACATTGAACAATTAGAAATTGCCATATCCCTAGGCCGATGTATCATCACCCACAACCGAGTCGACTTTGAACGATTGCACCTGAGATTTATAGAATCCAACCAAGCACATTGTGGAATTATTATTGTTCCACAGAAAAATGCCTACGAAGTTGCTCAACGAGTCGGTATTTTGGTCAGTGCTTTACCTATTGAAAATATAAATAATCAGTTACTCTACGCTTGA
- the rsmA gene encoding 16S rRNA (adenine(1518)-N(6)/adenine(1519)-N(6))-dimethyltransferase RsmA, whose product MFSQPTRKRFGQHWLTSEKVLSKIVAAAAVTDQDIVLEIGPGTGVLTQSLLPLAQAVVAVEIDRDLHQRLSQKFAQKPNLHLIQADFLALDPTALELPTPPTLDDVRSRPNKVVANIPYYITGPILEKLLGTIAHPNPQPYDSIVLLVQKEVAERLYAKPGSRAFGALSVRVQYLADCELVCPVPAKAFQPPPKVDSAVVKLTPRALPVAAESPDYLDQLVRLGFASKRKMLRNNLKATVDRDQLLAVMTDLAIPETARAEDLGVPQWVALSNRLGSA is encoded by the coding sequence ATGTTTTCCCAACCTACGCGCAAACGCTTTGGTCAACATTGGCTCACCAGCGAAAAGGTTTTGAGCAAGATTGTGGCGGCGGCGGCGGTCACGGATCAGGATATCGTGCTGGAAATTGGCCCCGGCACCGGAGTGCTGACCCAATCCCTGCTGCCCCTAGCCCAGGCGGTGGTGGCGGTGGAAATTGACCGGGATCTGCACCAGCGGCTGAGCCAGAAGTTCGCCCAAAAACCCAACCTGCACCTGATTCAGGCTGATTTCCTGGCCCTAGACCCCACGGCCCTAGAACTCCCGACGCCCCCCACCCTGGATGACGTGCGATCTCGCCCCAACAAAGTGGTCGCCAATATTCCCTACTACATCACGGGGCCAATTTTGGAGAAGCTGCTGGGCACCATCGCCCACCCCAACCCCCAGCCCTACGACAGCATTGTGCTGCTGGTGCAAAAGGAAGTGGCGGAACGGCTCTACGCCAAACCCGGTAGTCGGGCCTTTGGGGCGCTCTCGGTGCGGGTGCAGTATTTGGCCGATTGCGAACTGGTTTGCCCAGTTCCTGCCAAAGCCTTTCAACCGCCCCCAAAGGTCGATTCTGCCGTGGTCAAGCTCACCCCTCGCGCCTTGCCCGTCGCCGCCGAGTCGCCCGATTACCTGGATCAACTGGTGCGCCTAGGCTTTGCCAGCAAGCGCAAAATGCTACGCAACAACCTCAAGGCCACCGTAGACCGCGATCAGTTGTTGGCCGTGATGACCGATCTCGCCATCCCCGAAACCGCCAGGGCTGAAGACCTGGGTGTGCCCCAATGGGTTGCCCTCAGCAATCGCCTCGGCTCCGCGTAG
- a CDS encoding KH domain-containing protein — MSSPDFSSLVKFLVEPFLDAPESLRIDCEQNAAQSKIWIRVAFSGDERGKVFGRGGRNIQAIRSVVRATATLWGWSAYFDVFGASEHEGAEGHRSERLHRSAPKPKPQRRTKPSLD, encoded by the coding sequence ATGAGTAGTCCCGACTTTTCTAGTCTGGTCAAGTTTCTGGTAGAGCCATTTCTAGATGCGCCAGAATCTTTGCGGATTGACTGCGAACAGAATGCCGCCCAGTCCAAGATCTGGATTCGGGTGGCCTTTAGCGGCGATGAGCGAGGCAAAGTCTTTGGCCGGGGAGGACGAAACATTCAGGCCATTCGCAGCGTGGTGCGGGCCACGGCAACCCTCTGGGGTTGGTCAGCCTATTTCGATGTCTTTGGAGCCTCGGAACACGAAGGCGCTGAGGGGCACCGAAGTGAGCGACTCCACCGCTCTGCCCCCAAACCCAAGCCTCAACGGCGGACTAAGCCTTCGCTGGACTAA